taccttttttttttctgttggtctTTTGATTTCTGAATGGCAAAAAcactatcaacattttaaaaagcatattgtATGTGGTAGATTGAGTTTTAGTTGGAAATACCTTCCCTAGTTACcagtctcaaagagtgggacataactgagcgattaacactgtCACTTTTCCATATAATCTCTTTTACATTTTATCTTGTAAGTACTTTGCACATAAGGTTCATGCCTTctgttttattcctttgttttatttcttaacttgATTTATAAATGGAATCTTACATTTTCTAGTCAGTTGTTTGTATATATGAAAGCTTATTTTCTGTTTACTAATTTGTACTGTCACCATCTCAGGTTTTTATTGTTtgtgttactttttaaattgatttttccaATTATATAACCATTATGTACAAAgggtaatattttttttcctccttttcaaattatgtgtCTTATTTCTTTGTAATCTATTTGGATTTGCTAGAAGCTCTGGAACAATATTaggtaataataatgataaaaggtaTTGTGGTagagtagtttttttttaattctttttttttccatttatttttattagttggaggctaattactttataatattgtagcggtttttgccatacattgacatgaatcagccatggatttacatgtgttccccatcctgatccccctcccccctccctccccatcccatccctctggatcttcccagtgcaccagccctgagcacttgtctcatgcatccaacctggactggcgatctgtttcacacttgatagtatacatgttacaatgctattctctcagatcatcccaccctcgccttctcccatagagtccgaaagtctgttctatacatctgtgtctctttttctgttttgcatatagggttatcattaccatctttctaaattccatatatatgtgttagtggtAGAGTAGTTTTTGTGGAAGTTTCTTCTGTTTTAAGACAGAtgcttccttatttcttttttaaacttgagACTAACTTTTGATGGATTGAAAtggataatttttttcatattggaAATACTTATCTATCTTTTTAGAGAGTTTTCATCAGTAGTGGATATAAATATGCTAACTGCCTTTTTAGCATCATTGATTTGACACTATGACTCTTTTTTCATCTTAAATCCATTAGAATGAATTATATGAGTAGATCTTCCCGTCTTTAGCCATCCTTTCATTGCTGCAATAAAACCCCCAGGGTTAAGGagtattcatttttaatattcagtattttttctGACAGGTTTATCATGTTCATTCTGATAGCTATGAGACAAAAAACCAGCACTATGGAAGAAGCTTAACAAAAGAAACTCTAAAGGATGGTAAGGATTGAAAAACCATACTTCAGTGCCTTTTATTACTATAGAATTAATCAGAATAATTCTAAAGTGATTTcagttttagttcttctttggtgTAGTGATTCAATTCTCAATACTGTCTTAATATATACACTTCTAAAATAGGTATGGCCAAGATATTATAAAAGCAATGATAACAGACTTCCAGatataatgttctttaaagtttattATTAACTGTATCCAGGATGAGGAAGAAGTTGAGTAATGTAAATAGTTGAAAAAATGTTTATGTTTACAGAATACTCATCTACGATTTACTCTTATCAATTGATATTTGCCTTGGTATACTTAACCAATAGCAAGATAACATTTAGATTGGctctatattaaaatatttctcaggccaatatgaatatattttttagcAGTTTCTATCCCCAAGTAGGGGAACAGCAAAAATCAAATTCCATGAATTCCCAAATGTGataaaatatgcataaataattttaaaagaggcCTAATATGATAGGTTAAAACATTAAGTCTCAATATTGAATAGCATATTGGACTACTGATAGTCTCCAAAGTGAGCTCACCTTTTGTGAAAAGGCTGGTTTAATTAGTATTGTTGAGAGCATAAAAAATTAAGTACAGTTATGATTTGGTATTTTGGTGATGGGCTGTTGACATAATTGAAAATGGTTATACTTTGACTCTAGGTTCTAGATTAGTTCATGATTCTAATAAACGTACAGTCTTACTATAAAATTCctcataatagcaaatgaaacaaatctTGGAATCCTATTCCTTAAGAGAATATATATAGAGGGCACTAAACTAGTAGTCTACCTGTAGTAAGTTTTTTGTCTAAATAAGGTATTTTGCTTTACATAAGtgtcatctgtatgttttctaatAAGAACATCTTCACCAGAAATTAAGTTGAGCTCCAAGATTCTGTGTTTAACTGGAATCCTTATCTGTTCACTTAATTGCAGGGGCTGATGGGTGAAAGTTTAAAATTTGTATCTAAGATGAAATTACTTCCCAAATGATGattatttcataatttcattATAATCCTAGTACTTTCCTTTTTATAGGAGTCTCCCGTTTTTTTCATAATGGATTCTGCTTAAGAAGAGATGCTATTGCTGCCAGTATTCAGAAGATTGAGAAAATTCTCCAGTGGTTTGAAAGCCAGAAGCAGCTTAACTTTTATGCAAGTTCATTACTATTTGTTTATGAAGGTTCATCTCAGCCAACTACTACAAAATTGAATGACAGGACTTTGGCAGAAAAGTTTTTGTCCAAAGGACAGCTCTCAGACACAGATGTACTGGAGTACAATAATAACTTTCATGTGTTAAATTCTACAGCAAATGGAAAAATAGAAGCTTCAGTGGGTAAAAGCTTGTCCAAAATGTACGCTTGTCACAGAAAAATGTATTCAAAAAAGCATCACAGTCAGACTTCATTGAAGGTTGAAAATATAGAGCAAGACAATGGGTGGAAAAGCATGTCACAGGAGCGTTTAAATGGAAATGTACTTTCCCAACTGGAAAAAGTTTTCTACCATCTTCCCACTGGTTGTCACGAGACTGCAGTAGAAGTGCGAATGATAGACTTTGCTCATGTGTTCCCTAGCAACACAGTAGATGAGGGGTATGTTTATGGGCTGAAGCATTTAATTACTGTACTGCAGAGCATATTAGACAATTGAATCTTTTGCTGCAGTCTTTTAAAGGGGTGGGGCAATCATAATGAAGAGCAGCAGTTAATAACTCTGCACTTGTAATGCTGTGTAAAAAATTTGTATTGTGAGTCTACATTTTGTCTTTATACTTTTGGTAGAAGAGTTAACTTTTTTATAATCTTACTCAGGAAAACTAATTATTTGTTCattagaaaactataaagagtAAAGAAACTTAGGAATGTTATGCAGGGAATGTGGTGGTACGTGGCTTAAATGTCTGTTGGCTCAAGCAAAATGCAAACCATTATTCAATCATAATGagtttagtttgttttctgtagccATTTATCATGAAACCTCTGTCCACCCGGCCACAGTGAGCCATATCTATAACTCATTACATTATtagaacactttaaaaaatgtagaaagCATAGGCTGATATCCTTAGTATTGCTATGTATGAAGTTATTAAAACTGGAGAAAAttctacagaaaaaaattacTCTTTAGGTTTTGTATTAAAAGTTCAAACCAGCATATCAAAAGGTGCTTCTTAGTAAAATGATTTAGAATTACTGCATTCCAAAAgcagattttttcctttcattttcacttatatACATACTTCATGAAAAAGATCATTGAAAtggataaaaacaacaacaacaaaagtcttgAAATTAAGGGCACTTACTAGTCTTGCCAAGGTTAGGGAAAAGTGAAGCTATTTGCaaggaacaaaatatttttctttgaaaatgtttaatttatgGGAAAATTGGAATATGTATTTACTGCATTGTGACAAGTATTTATAAACCATAAAATATCTTGCCTTTTACTCTGTAGCTTCAAAAAGATGGATGactgaagctctttttatttcccctttaaaTAACtcattttgaagtttttcttttataattcatGTATTTATATGTCCCCATTTAGTTAAGCACTGGTATGACTGTATGCTACTAAAAAGTGTTTCTCAGAATTCTAATAAGCAGTGAAGGGCAACATTCAGTTGTCAAAAATACCAAGTGTAAATTAGCATGTCATACAGAGCTTGGTGCATATCTAAATTCATGCTTCTGTTTCATTCTTACTCAAAACAGTTTTATATCATATTCAAGAAAGattataatttaatttcatgAAGGGGGCAgtgctaattttcttgaaaaaagtAGATCTGTAAGTATTATCTCTATTTCACATTcaccacctttaaaaaaaatagctattatcagaaacatttaaaattttgaacttaaatttgcaaaaatgtttgttttcattgAACTTTGATTCACTAACAAAATGTCTTAAGTAGTTAACAGTCTTGTCATATTCTTGGAGGTTGTTTTAGAGTTGTGAACTGTTAgactcttccctttctttccccctcAGAATTAAAATACCCTTTTTTAGTGTGAAGGAAAGTATCACAGTTTTATCTCACCTTCCCAACCCTCTCTCTGAATGTAGTTTTGCAATCATCTGAGCACAAAGAGAAGTATGAAATTAATTCTATGCTTAGTAAATTTATTAAGCTTGTACACCTTTAAAATTCACATGCATTTACTATAGCAAAATTTGATTATCTTGCATCTTTTATTTAGGGTCAGTGTAGGTATTTTCCataaggacttcatatttttgcctattGCCTAAATGGGTATTGCTGTAGCTTTTTTTGTGGGGATGAAATTAAAGTCATAGTGAATAgaaatttttcagttttgcttttttcatcCTACAATGtggacttttgttgttgttgttacttggATAGTGATTCAGTAAATCTTAAGCTCAGATAATTAAACACTATTTTGAATCTTAACAAGATACTTTTTAGTATGGGATAGTATCAACCTATTACAATGAGTTAATAAATTTAAGTATTATCATATTTTTTGTGCATTTTAGCTCAATAAAATGTGAATCTATTGTTCTAGATTTTCTTTATCCATATTTAGAAATAATAGATTTGTAAAATCAGCGTCTTACCTTTTTGATAGataatgttttgttttcataaaatgAGAAATACTTTTATCTTTTGTTCTTCAGGGAAGGGATTCACATTTTattctgtttacattttttttttaatcactgttatTCACTGCCCATTTGGTGTTACTTTATAAGTAAGCTTTCATGTAAGAGAACAAGTATTGGTTTGTGTTTATCTACATGTGACTCTTTTATTGTCTAGTCCAGTCATTTAACATTATGCTGAAATTTACCACTGTGGGGATGAATGATCACTAGTCACCAAccatatttaaacatttaaatgtttaagaaataatAAGGATATAGTTTGGGTTAATAGGATTACCATAGTTTTTTCTCCCTAGGAATCATAAATAatgatttttgtgtatttcttACGAAATGCACTCATGAAAAAGACTTTAATTATGGATAGTGAAtaatacatttctctaataaaaatttaaattgtataatagttttataataaagtatttaCAGTAATCAGTATTTTAATATGGATGAAAGTTGCATAGATTCAGATAAATTTAAAATTGATGataaatgctaaatattttatctaaatAGTTTTTCAAGAAACAGTTGTGAAAATGTGTGTATTAAATGACTAAACTGGAGCATGTGGTATTTTCAACTCCGTATTCATTATTTGTTTAATGTGTCTGGAAATTGTACTTACTGTGCCTCTTTACACTACAGTTTGCTGTTATGGGGCTTTAGATTGTGTTCAACTgaataagatctttttttgtgattttaattGAGTATAATTTACTGTTTTATGATTTCCAAGATGATCTTCATATCTctgtaccatatatatatatatgtatatatatcaaatttataatttaacttaagataaaattaattttcagagATATTTCAGTTGCAGTTTTCTTATTTCATGCAACTGAAAACTCTTTTGTTTCTAGGATTTGGAATATTAAAGAACTTGTAGGATGAAAAAAAATGGTAGaacaatgaaaattttatttgtgaaattacagaaattttgtccactattttaaaacattgtcaTCATTTTAGTACCATTTGCTCTTAGTAGTTTGGCATTTAATACTGTAAAActtgatttgctttaaaaattgtttac
Above is a genomic segment from Dama dama isolate Ldn47 chromosome 15, ASM3311817v1, whole genome shotgun sequence containing:
- the IPMK gene encoding inositol polyphosphate multikinase produces the protein MATEPPSPLRLEAPGPPEMRTPLESETAPEGTPKPAGGRLRFLNGCVPLSHQVAGHMYGKDKVGILQHPDGTVLKQLQPPPRGPRELEFYNMVFAADCTDDVLLELRKYLPKYYGIWSPPTAPNDLYLKLEDVTHKFNKPCIMDVKIGRKSYDPFASSEKIQQQVSKYPLMEEIGFLVLGMRVYHVHSDSYETKNQHYGRSLTKETLKDGVSRFFHNGFCLRRDAIAASIQKIEKILQWFESQKQLNFYASSLLFVYEGSSQPTTTKLNDRTLAEKFLSKGQLSDTDVLEYNNNFHVLNSTANGKIEASVGKSLSKMYACHRKMYSKKHHSQTSLKVENIEQDNGWKSMSQERLNGNVLSQLEKVFYHLPTGCHETAVEVRMIDFAHVFPSNTVDEGYVYGLKHLITVLQSILDN